One genomic window of Elaeis guineensis isolate ETL-2024a chromosome 2, EG11, whole genome shotgun sequence includes the following:
- the LOC105050502 gene encoding elongation factor 1-gamma 2, with product MALILHAGNANKNAFKALIAAEYSGVKVELVKNFEIGVSNKTPEFLKMNPLGKVPVLETPDGPIFESNAIARYVTRLKADNPLYGSSLIEYARIEQWIDFASMEIDANIARWLYPRLGFLPFAAVAEESAVSALKRCLGALNTHLATNTYLVGHSVTLADIIMTCNLYIGFIRIMTKSFTSEFPHVERYFWTMVNQPNFPKILGEVKQADSVPPVQSQKKPAQPKESKPKEAKKESKKEPAKPKVQETVEEEEAPKPKTKNPLDLLPPSKMILDEWKRLYSNTKTNFREVAIKGFWDMYDPEGYSLWFCEYKYNDENTVSFVTLNKVSGFLQRMDLARKYAFGKMLVIGSEPPYKVKGLWLFRGQEIPQFVLDECYDMELYEWTKVDITDEAQKERVNAMIEDQEPFEGEALLDAKCFK from the exons ATTTTGCATGCTGGCAACGCAAACAAGAATGCTTTCAAGGCACTAATTGCAGCTGAATACAGTGGGGTAAAGGTTGAACTGGTCAAGAATTTCGAAATCGGTGTTTCAAATAAAACTCCTGAGTTTCTTAAGATGAACCCTTTAGGGAAG gttccTGTACTGGAGACACCTGATGGTCCCATTTTTGAGAGTAATGCAATAGCGCGCTATG tTACCCGCTTGAAGGCTGACAATCCTCTTTATGGTTCTTCACTTATCGAATAT GCCCGAATTGAGCAATGGATTGACTTTGCATCGATGGAGATTGATGCAAATATTGCACGATGGTTATATCCAAGACTGGGATTCCTTCCATTTGCTGCTGTG GCAGAAGAATCTGCAGTTTCTGCTTTGAAGAGATGTTTGGGTGCTCTAAACACCCATCTAGCCACAAATACTTATCTTGTTGGCCATTCTGTGACTTTGGCTGATATTATCATGACATGCAACCTGTATATTGGATTCATCCGAATCATGACCAAGAGTTTTACGTCAGAATTTCCTCATGTTGAAAGATACTTCTGGACTATGGTTAATCAACCAAATTTCCCAAAGATATTGGGGGAGGTAAAACAGGCAGATTCAGTTCCACCGGTTCAGTCACAGAAGAAGCCTGCACAACCTAAAGAGTCTAAGCCAAAGGAAGCTAAGAAAGAATCCAAGAAAGAGCCTGCAAAGCCTAAGGTACAGGAGACTGTCGAGGAAGAAGAGGCACCCAAGCCTAAAACAAAAAATCCTCTTGACCTGCTGCCACCTAGTAAGATGATATTAGATGAGTGGAAGAGGCTGTACTCGAATACAAAGACCAACTTCCGTGAGGTTGCCATTAAAG GTTTCTGGGATATGTATGATCCAGAGGGCTACTCTTTATGGTTCTGCGAGTACAAATATAATGATGAGAACACAGTCTCGTTCGTGACCCTAAACAAGGTTAGTGGATTCCTGCAGCGTATGGACTTGGCGCGGAAATATGCGTTTGGCAAGATGCTTGTAATTGGCTCCGAGCCACCATACAAGGTCAAGGGACTTTGGCTCTTCCGAGGACAGGAGATCCCACAATTTGTGCTTGATGAGTGCTATGACATGGAGCTTTATGAGTGGACCAAGGTGGACATTACCGATGAAGCACAAAAAGAGCGGGTAAATGCAATGATTGAGGATCAGGAGCCCTTCGAGGGTGAAGCCTTGTTAGATGCCAAGTGCTTCAAGTAA